Proteins from one Plasmodium relictum strain SGS1 genome assembly, chromosome: 10 genomic window:
- the UvrD gene encoding ATP-dependent DNA helicase UvrD, putative — MKKGIMDEKKKKKGVEKNDLNEREKNVQFNNNDTPFNSENFPNNILFSKLSNEQIKIVEIPLNFNLCIIACPGSGKTSTLTARIIRSIIEKKKSVVCITFTNYAANDLKDKIMKKINCLIDLCSNNDIYCKLFNEKNIKKKCDTNNKINKSKFKVLHTMLFIGTIHSFCRYILLKYKFHFKILTDSINSNIIKMAFNNFYSSNFEKNNMKTENIDKNNDSLNILNFFNSMKNFNVKEEDELEEDEEEEEFYHYIYDLKETNEKDYFQQMNVKSILKRKNIIFLKKKIKLMKYAELYNLKIEINEVEKNFYEEYKKILKNAKYIYYDFDDLLIETYKLMKNDVHIRNKILEEWNYVFCDEFQDINTTQFNILQFFANPNTIPHNFQSNMNITDFIEKGDLNNFNFNNIYVDKCFNHLLANNKIIEEKKSNNSSELFKGVSDMSSENEENDFNKKKIFNDHNRSITVIGDDDQSIYAFRGAHINIFNKFLKECNCLLFKLGNNFRSTKEIVRISSNLILHNASCRIQKNLHTNNIEGQKVNFHVFKNNMDQISYILSEIIFLKKKYNYQFGDFVILSRTNRTLKDTLKIISSYDAKKRALKFFSEIHNNEKENHKDNNINEKHSNDVKDINKNNLNNEGDRWNDINIETFRIPVKELNKKKSFFGSKEIIELITLLRFLLNVDDDIIFKKCFKIIKNDKNAKSIIDKLTNYDFNEEFNNEKANDNDTRKIKKSFTSSLFNRIKNITRLYILSKKNKLDKKELLLLNMFTEKETKNIVDFFFCINYFLKLCSDSNSVYNLVMEILKKSNFIRRVLRKIEKMQNNNKDIYLDKNELSKNVINNDSNIEITRINRNIKKEENYDEIKNYSYASNNDNNYENKNYIYNEYDTLSNKCSDSQICTNAIACSNEKTEEKLYFVEAANTKCEEIRINKKRTYDKFSEKSEKKKNCNEKTDDIGNEHVGNTNIVNELKIKNDLKILFNLSEEELNYNEIQNIFIFLEMTIDYKPNLLQQKCSDCLVCFLNDFKNNIHENMLIEKVTLTTIHKAKGLEWKIVFIINVIEGEIPQNVESNQEIIEERKILYVGITRAKYLLYLLCYLQNSYTSEKNTVSRFISQMNI; from the coding sequence atgaaaaaaggtATAATggatgaaaagaaaaaaaaaaagggagttgaaaaaaatgatttaaatgaaagagaaaaaaatgtgcaatttaataataatgatacgCCATTTAATAGTGAAAATTTtccaaataatatattatttagtaaattatcaaatgaacaaataaaaattgttgAAATtccattaaattttaatttatgtattattgcTTGTCCAGGGTCAGGAAAAACTTCTACCTTAACAGCTCGAATTATTAGAAGTAtaatagaaaagaaaaaatcagTTGTTTGTATAACTTTTACTAATTATGCAGCCAAtgatttaaaagataaaataatgaagaaaataaactGCTTAATAGATTTATGTTCAAACAATGATATATAttgtaaattatttaatgaaaaaaacataaaaaaaaagtgcgatactaataataaaataaataaaagtaaatttaAAGTGTTACACACGATGTTATTTATAGGAACAATTCACTCTTTTTGTAGATATAtactattaaaatataaatttcatttcaaaatattaacAGATTCAATTAACAgcaatataattaaaatggcttttaacaatttttattcatcgaattttgaaaaaaataatatgaaaacagaaaatatagataaaaataatgattcattaaatatactaaatttttttaatagtatGAAAAACTTTAATGTTAAAGAGGAAGACGAATTAGAAGAGgatgaagaagaagaggAGTTTTATCATTACATATATGACTTAAAAGaaacaaatgaaaaagattATTTTCAGCAAATGAATGttaaaagtattttaaaaagaaaaaatataatatttttaaaaaaaaaaattaaattaatgaaatatgCTGAATTatacaatttaaaaatagaaataaatgaagtagaaaaaaatttttatgaagaatataaaaaaattttaaagaatgctaaatatatttattacgATTTTGACGATTTATTAATAGaaacatataaattaatgaaaaatgatgtgcatataagaaataaaattttagaaGAATGGAATTATGTATTTTGCGATGAATTTCAAGATATTAATACAACACAATTTAATATTCTTCAATTTTTTGCTAATCCTAATACGATTCCTCATAATTTTCAAAGTAATATGAATATTACTgattttatagaaaaaggTGACTTAAATAACTTTaactttaataatatatatgttgaTAAGTGTTTTAATCATTTATTAGCAAATAACAAAAtcatagaagaaaaaaaaagtaataattcATCTGAATTATTCAAAGGAGTCTCTGATATGTCAtcagaaaatgaagaaaatgattttaataaaaagaaaatttttaatgatcATAACCGTAGTATAACTGTTATAGGGGATGATGATCAGTCTATTTATGCATTTAGAGGAGCTcacattaatatttttaacaaatttttaaaagaatgtAATTGCTTATTATTCAAATTAGGAAATAATTTTAGAAGTACAAAAGAAATTGTTAGAATTTCTAGTAATTTAATCTTACATAATGCAAGTTGTAggattcaaaaaaatttacatactAATAATATTGAAGGGCAAAAAGTTAATTTCCAcgtatttaaaaataatatggaTCAGATATCATATATTTTGtcagaaattatttttttaaaaaaaaaatataattatcaaTTTGGAGATTTTGTAATATTATCTCGAACAAATAGAACCCTAAAAGATACTCTCAAAATTATCAGCAGTTATGATGCCAAAAAAAGAGCATTAAAATTCTTTAGTGAAATACacaataatgaaaaagaaaatcacAAGGACAATAATATAAACGAAAAACATTCTAATGATGTAaaagatattaataaaaataatctaAATAATGAAGGAGATAGATGGAATGATATTAATATAGAAACCTTTAGAATCCCagtaaaagaattaaataaaaaaaaatcttttttcGGTTCTAAGGAAATAATTGAATTAATAACTCTGTTGAGATTTTTACTGAACGTAGACGatgatattatatttaagaaatgtttcaaaattataaagaatgaTAAAAACGCAAAATCTATAATAGATAAATTAACTAATTATGATTTTAATGAAGAATTTAACAATGAAAAAGCTAATGACAATGAtacaagaaaaataaaaaaaagttttactTCTTCTCTATTTAATcgtattaaaaatattacccGTTTGTACATactttctaaaaaaaataaattagataaaaaagaGTTACTCTTATTAAATATGTTTACTGAGAaggaaacaaaaaatattgttgatttttttttttgtataaattattttttgaaattatgTTCAGATTCCAATTCTGTGTATAACTTAGTTAtggaaatattaaaaaagagtaattttataagaagggtattaagaaaaatagaaaaaatgcaaaataataataaagatatatatttggataaaaatgaactatcaaaaaatgttattaataATGATTCTAATATTGAAATAACTAGgataaatagaaatattaaaaaagaagaaaattatgATGAAATTAAGAATTATTCCTATGCtagtaataatgataataattatgaaaataaaaattatatatataacgaGTATGATACTTTGAGTAATAAATGCAGTGATTCTCAAATATGTACAAATGCTATTGCATGTTCAAATGAAAAGACTGAGGAAAAATTATACTTCGTTGAAGCTGCTAATACCAAATGTGAAGAAAttagaattaataaaaaacgTACATATGATAAATTTAGTGAAAAATcggaaaaaaagaaaaattgtaATGAAAAGACGGATGATATAGGTAATGAACATGTAGGTAATACTAACATAGTGAATGaacttaaaattaaaaacgatttaaagattttatttaatttaagtgaagaagaattaaattataatgaaatacaaaatatatttatatttttagagATGACAATTGACTACAAACCTAACCTA